One Prevotella intermedia ATCC 25611 = DSM 20706 DNA window includes the following coding sequences:
- a CDS encoding leucine-rich repeat domain-containing protein, whose product MKRKHLHVIGFLLAALFLSMPTKAQTQEDTHKRLPLNQQKAPMGNLPPELKGLEFDDFYGANYFPQKVGEPYTPIFYVFYMDNQSNTTINTVEFEYWFDNDRTNVKYKTRDDIQLSPGQSMQDGVGFISFEAPNDTRPHIITIKPYKVNGMEVDMGVRVKPFRQYFVEGTYRMPTHYVEVFADPTDKKAYDLYRGLATSIVTLQHKTKKKNRYELVTFVSQAGEATFKASQQENELAKMYKIGEMPRMMVNRNLMTPYGTLNNHTQLEDLSTYSPAMKISSKVTDVYEYLLQRGFYGPAFAQMTPSVTKNSDGKFVCNINGRISEQQETKGLRMNVYLVENNFIPETDEDGYVEIPDGTVYNKFVKMISPVEGYELKVNNDRTYTFATDPFAIENFEADKYRLVASIIDPCTEQPYLASVLQSCGVNVSNEQPAEVTMTTTQASGEISFALAAKEANTPITIDWGDGVEVNYTLGTDFSEIKSDIKGADLKIKGNITKLNCMANKLKTLNVANCPKLEVLQAAYNYLSELDLTHSTELQNLEIFGSNTISELDLSHCKSLIRLVASQNFLSDLDVSKCPNLTYVDCSRMKRITELDLSSCHKIKHIIANECAIDKLTIPQDAPLEELSCTNNKLTSLDLTAFNQLKDVNCSGNPIASLKVSSPELLSLYSMETKLTSIDLSKLAKLKFLMLKGNAGITSLNLENNKDLEELGFSSCKVNQIDLKPLKGLKKLWCSKNLFTTLDLSQNKEIALLDATECKLTTIAFPENNSTLEKALLSKNGFEAIAFENLSALKVINLRTNKLTKVELKGLSSLEELELSYNQLHSVNLKECPSLKQLGVTANGMTACELNTLYNQLPTLPTMPKKYNLYNGTKKDEAALTSKTSIATEKNWKVYVEGDGSGCTDRIDNADADNTLSIIASEGLLRIHSPFAQSTIRVYTLDGKLLVQQHLTHQDTTITVPFDGACIVRCTDDATGNTTTTKVVL is encoded by the coding sequence ATGAAAAGAAAGCACTTACACGTAATTGGTTTCTTGCTTGCAGCATTATTCCTATCTATGCCTACCAAGGCTCAAACACAGGAAGATACTCACAAGAGGCTGCCATTGAACCAACAAAAAGCACCCATGGGAAATTTACCTCCAGAACTGAAAGGATTGGAATTTGACGATTTCTATGGTGCAAACTATTTCCCACAAAAGGTAGGAGAGCCCTACACGCCTATCTTTTATGTGTTCTATATGGACAATCAGTCGAACACTACCATCAATACGGTGGAATTTGAATATTGGTTCGACAACGACCGAACAAATGTGAAGTACAAGACACGCGACGATATTCAGCTTTCACCAGGGCAGTCGATGCAGGACGGTGTGGGCTTTATCTCGTTCGAAGCACCAAACGACACACGCCCACATATCATTACCATAAAGCCTTACAAGGTAAATGGTATGGAAGTAGACATGGGTGTGCGTGTTAAACCTTTCCGTCAATACTTTGTTGAAGGTACTTACCGTATGCCGACACATTATGTAGAGGTGTTTGCAGACCCTACCGACAAAAAGGCATACGACCTTTATCGTGGGCTCGCAACAAGCATTGTAACCTTGCAACACAAAACAAAGAAGAAGAATCGCTACGAGTTGGTAACTTTCGTGAGCCAAGCTGGTGAAGCAACATTCAAGGCAAGCCAACAAGAAAACGAATTGGCAAAGATGTATAAGATTGGCGAAATGCCAAGAATGATGGTGAACAGAAACTTGATGACACCATACGGAACGCTGAACAACCACACACAGTTGGAAGACCTCAGCACCTATTCGCCTGCAATGAAGATTAGTTCAAAGGTTACTGACGTTTACGAATACTTGCTACAACGTGGTTTCTACGGTCCAGCCTTTGCACAAATGACTCCTTCTGTAACAAAGAACAGCGATGGAAAGTTTGTTTGCAATATCAACGGACGCATATCCGAGCAACAGGAAACAAAGGGTTTGCGTATGAATGTATATCTCGTAGAGAACAACTTTATCCCTGAAACAGATGAGGACGGCTACGTGGAAATTCCCGACGGCACCGTGTATAATAAGTTCGTAAAGATGATTAGTCCAGTAGAAGGCTACGAACTCAAAGTGAACAACGACCGAACATACACGTTTGCTACCGACCCATTTGCCATCGAAAATTTCGAGGCTGACAAGTATCGCCTCGTTGCTTCCATCATAGACCCTTGCACCGAGCAGCCTTACTTGGCCTCCGTGCTTCAGTCTTGTGGCGTAAACGTTAGCAACGAGCAGCCCGCCGAGGTTACTATGACTACCACACAAGCATCTGGCGAAATTAGTTTTGCCCTCGCTGCGAAAGAGGCTAACACGCCTATTACCATCGACTGGGGCGACGGCGTAGAGGTAAACTACACCCTTGGCACTGATTTCAGTGAGATAAAGTCAGACATAAAAGGTGCTGACCTAAAGATAAAGGGCAACATTACGAAGCTGAACTGTATGGCTAACAAGCTAAAAACGCTGAATGTAGCTAACTGTCCAAAGTTGGAAGTACTGCAAGCTGCTTACAATTACTTGTCAGAACTCGATTTAACCCACAGCACCGAACTGCAAAATCTTGAGATATTCGGCAGCAATACCATTTCGGAGCTCGACCTTTCGCACTGCAAGAGCCTCATCAGACTGGTGGCTTCACAAAACTTCCTGTCTGATTTAGATGTCAGCAAGTGCCCTAACCTTACATACGTGGACTGCTCTCGTATGAAGCGCATCACAGAATTAGACTTAAGCAGCTGCCATAAAATAAAGCATATCATAGCTAACGAATGTGCTATCGACAAGCTCACCATTCCGCAAGATGCACCATTGGAAGAGCTTTCTTGCACAAACAACAAACTTACGAGCCTCGACCTGACAGCATTCAACCAACTCAAGGACGTTAATTGTTCAGGCAACCCCATTGCATCGCTCAAGGTAAGCTCACCCGAATTGCTCTCTTTGTACTCTATGGAAACCAAACTTACAAGCATCGACCTATCGAAACTTGCCAAGCTAAAGTTCCTTATGCTCAAAGGAAACGCAGGTATCACATCGCTCAATTTGGAGAACAACAAGGACTTGGAAGAACTTGGATTCAGTTCTTGCAAAGTAAACCAAATCGACTTGAAGCCTTTGAAGGGGTTGAAGAAACTGTGGTGTAGCAAGAACCTATTCACTACACTCGACCTTTCGCAGAACAAGGAAATAGCACTATTAGACGCAACCGAGTGTAAGCTCACCACGATTGCATTCCCCGAAAACAATTCAACCTTAGAAAAAGCACTGCTCTCCAAGAATGGTTTTGAAGCCATCGCATTCGAAAACCTTTCTGCGCTGAAAGTCATCAACCTACGAACGAACAAGCTAACAAAGGTTGAACTGAAGGGCTTGAGCAGTTTGGAAGAATTAGAACTTTCTTACAACCAACTCCACAGTGTGAATTTGAAAGAATGTCCGAGCCTTAAACAACTCGGCGTTACTGCCAACGGTATGACTGCCTGCGAGCTCAATACCCTCTACAACCAGCTGCCAACTTTGCCAACAATGCCTAAAAAGTATAATCTATACAACGGTACAAAGAAGGACGAAGCCGCATTGACAAGCAAAACCTCTATCGCAACAGAGAAGAACTGGAAGGTTTATGTGGAAGGAGACGGCAGTGGTTGCACCGACAGAATAGACAATGCCGATGCCGACAACACACTCTCTATTATCGCAAGCGAAGGTTTGTTGCGCATACACAGCCCGTTTGCCCAATCCACCATACGTGTTTACACCCTCGACGGAAAGCTTTTGGTACAACAACATCTTACCCATCAAGACACAACCATAACTGTTCCGTTTGACGGAGCTTGCATTGTGCGATGCACCGACGATGCTACCGGCAATACAACGACGACGAAAGTTGTGCTTTAA
- a CDS encoding tetratricopeptide repeat protein, with protein sequence MKTKKYLLAGALILSLSTPAIAQNDGYKAALNPIISAIEAAPNDAKAGKDLIKEYLKVYKKDEEAITALGNVYLAQRNFTEAMKVANSIVTNKKMNGTLGYLLLGDIVALQDSVGNAGAAAQHYATAISLDPHNIAAYERYAKVYRHVNPEVAVQKLEELRKVEPNYPVEATAAEIMLSDGKYTEALSWYEKANRANLTEDNFYKYSYTAFILRKYDKVLEVVKAGLQRFPNSEYIARVGMMVAVEKADFADALEFANKMFAGSGKKVANDYAVYGKALAGNKEYNKALENLNKALDMDKQNFEPMKTIAEVYAAQGEVDKALKLQMEYLSKNQNANSNDWAKLAQTWIEKAETETDKAVKDTYLDKAIAIYDQMVVKFPSISDWIWSNQANAAQMKNDADKVADIYKKIVAFEEAKPQLDDDAKAYLEQVYYGLGYYYSKTGNAEVAKQYFNKVLTVNPNNENAKKALGL encoded by the coding sequence ATGAAGACAAAGAAATATTTATTAGCTGGAGCTTTGATACTAAGTTTATCAACTCCTGCAATAGCTCAAAACGACGGCTATAAGGCTGCGCTTAACCCAATTATCAGTGCTATCGAAGCTGCTCCTAACGATGCAAAAGCAGGTAAGGATCTTATAAAAGAATACTTAAAGGTTTATAAGAAAGACGAGGAAGCAATCACAGCTCTTGGCAATGTATATTTGGCACAGCGCAATTTTACTGAAGCTATGAAGGTTGCAAACTCTATCGTTACCAACAAAAAGATGAACGGAACATTGGGTTACCTCCTTCTTGGCGATATTGTAGCATTACAAGATAGCGTAGGTAATGCAGGTGCAGCAGCACAACACTATGCCACTGCTATCAGTCTTGACCCTCACAACATAGCTGCTTACGAGCGTTATGCTAAAGTTTATCGCCACGTAAATCCTGAAGTTGCAGTTCAGAAACTTGAAGAACTACGCAAGGTAGAGCCTAATTATCCAGTGGAAGCAACTGCAGCAGAAATTATGCTTAGTGATGGAAAGTATACTGAAGCACTTTCTTGGTATGAAAAAGCCAATCGTGCAAACTTAACAGAAGATAACTTCTATAAATATAGCTACACAGCTTTCATTCTCCGAAAGTATGACAAGGTATTAGAAGTTGTGAAAGCTGGTTTGCAAAGATTTCCAAACAGCGAATATATTGCACGTGTTGGTATGATGGTTGCAGTTGAAAAGGCTGACTTTGCTGATGCTTTGGAATTTGCGAACAAAATGTTTGCAGGTTCTGGTAAAAAGGTTGCCAACGACTATGCAGTTTATGGTAAGGCTTTAGCTGGCAACAAAGAATACAATAAAGCGTTGGAGAACCTTAACAAGGCACTCGATATGGACAAGCAGAACTTTGAGCCAATGAAGACCATTGCTGAAGTTTATGCGGCACAGGGTGAAGTAGATAAGGCTTTGAAACTTCAGATGGAGTATCTTTCAAAGAATCAGAATGCCAACTCTAACGATTGGGCTAAGCTCGCTCAAACATGGATAGAGAAGGCTGAAACAGAAACCGATAAGGCTGTAAAAGACACCTATTTGGATAAAGCTATTGCCATTTACGACCAAATGGTAGTTAAGTTCCCATCTATTTCAGACTGGATTTGGTCTAATCAGGCTAATGCAGCACAGATGAAAAACGATGCTGACAAGGTTGCTGACATCTATAAGAAGATTGTAGCATTCGAAGAAGCTAAGCCACAACTTGACGATGACGCTAAGGCATACTTGGAACAGGTTTACTATGGCCTTGGTTACTACTACTCAAAAACAGGCAATGCCGAAGTAGCTAAGCAATACTTTAACAAGGTATTGACTGTAAACCCAAATAACGAAAATGCAAAGAAGGCTTTAGGTCTTTAA
- a CDS encoding ADP-ribosylglycohydrolase family protein: MEVKDKIYGTLFGQAIGDALGLGTEFMTKVEAQEKYPNGLKEYGQIIRDYHRAKFQLGRWSDDTDMMLCIANAMIEDKGINLHTIAKNFKNWLYAPDTRGVGQTTFKVLAIADYVEKPQQVAELIWKMSPTKNAANGAVMRTAVIGLLRENVAQAAEDVCKLTHFDPRCIGSCVIISEIISHLIWHNEQLSYSQIISIGNRYDKRISEYIDKAYNNGIESLELDEPSSIGYTLKALGAALWCLFHSTNFEEGLFSVVNEAGDADTNAAVACAVLGAKFGYASIPQKYIDGLTRKDDLIRIIDDLVKIYL; encoded by the coding sequence ATGGAAGTAAAAGACAAAATATACGGTACGCTCTTTGGACAGGCTATTGGCGATGCACTCGGCTTGGGCACGGAATTTATGACAAAAGTCGAAGCGCAGGAGAAGTATCCAAATGGATTGAAAGAGTACGGACAAATCATCAGAGATTATCATCGGGCAAAATTCCAGTTAGGTAGGTGGAGCGATGATACAGATATGATGCTTTGCATTGCCAACGCAATGATTGAAGACAAGGGCATAAACCTACACACCATTGCGAAAAACTTTAAGAACTGGCTCTATGCGCCCGACACAAGGGGTGTTGGACAAACCACTTTTAAGGTGTTGGCAATAGCCGACTATGTAGAGAAGCCACAACAAGTGGCAGAGCTGATATGGAAGATGTCGCCCACAAAAAATGCTGCTAATGGTGCTGTAATGCGGACTGCAGTAATAGGATTGTTGCGTGAGAATGTGGCACAAGCAGCTGAAGATGTTTGTAAACTCACACATTTCGACCCACGCTGTATAGGGTCATGCGTCATTATATCTGAAATTATCAGCCACTTAATTTGGCATAATGAACAACTTTCCTATTCGCAAATCATTTCTATCGGCAACCGATACGATAAAAGAATCTCAGAATATATCGACAAAGCATACAACAATGGCATTGAAAGCTTGGAACTTGACGAACCGTCAAGCATAGGCTACACGTTAAAGGCATTGGGTGCTGCATTGTGGTGCTTGTTCCACTCTACCAACTTTGAAGAAGGATTGTTTTCTGTTGTCAATGAAGCGGGTGATGCCGATACAAATGCAGCTGTTGCCTGTGCCGTGTTAGGAGCTAAATTCGGCTACGCTTCTATACCTCAAAAATACATTGACGGACTAACAAGAAAAGACGATTTGATACGCATAATTGATGATTTGGTAAAAATTTACCTATGA
- a CDS encoding leucine-rich repeat domain-containing protein: MKRTLPIITLLLLSVLQVCAQKKNYDFQEGKLYYKVTDATKLLVEVTTELEELLESTGTLYNKPLEGDIVIPADVKYQGKQYTVAGIADNSFGGCIKLTSVAIPASVTTLGEQVFLSCTSLKRITVDKENPMLKDIDGVLFDKSGNKLIAYPNMRAANYEIPEGTVELSPAAFFLCNELKSIKFPSTLKQIGMLSFGHCVKLHEVTVPNNITDLGYFAFYNCTGLEKAIIKADITELKRYMFSRCTALKEVTLPSTIEHIGTWAFGSCVSMKNITLPESLKDIEAEAFNGCERLSEITLPAGLEKIGMYVFDGCKQLKSITCLRETPLQGAAMGEGVFENVNKEECELKVPKGHKEEYAAAQQWSDFTNITEHELTGINLPTEQDKNVKTTIFTINGQCLPANAQPTQGIYIINGKKIYVK, translated from the coding sequence ATGAAAAGAACCTTACCTATCATCACGCTCCTGCTACTCTCTGTCTTGCAGGTATGTGCACAAAAGAAAAACTATGACTTCCAAGAAGGAAAGCTCTATTACAAAGTTACAGACGCAACAAAGTTGCTTGTAGAAGTTACGACAGAGCTTGAAGAGCTCTTAGAATCTACCGGGACACTATACAATAAGCCACTTGAAGGCGATATTGTAATCCCAGCTGATGTAAAATACCAAGGCAAACAGTACACAGTAGCTGGCATCGCCGACAACTCTTTCGGAGGTTGCATTAAGCTTACATCTGTCGCTATTCCTGCCAGCGTAACCACTTTAGGCGAACAGGTTTTCCTTTCTTGCACAAGCTTGAAGCGCATTACAGTCGATAAAGAAAATCCAATGCTGAAAGACATTGACGGTGTACTTTTCGATAAGAGCGGAAATAAACTAATTGCTTATCCCAATATGAGGGCAGCCAATTATGAAATTCCTGAAGGAACCGTAGAACTCAGCCCTGCTGCATTCTTCCTTTGCAACGAATTAAAGTCAATAAAATTCCCTTCAACGTTGAAGCAGATAGGCATGCTCTCTTTCGGTCATTGTGTAAAATTGCACGAAGTAACTGTTCCAAATAATATTACAGACCTCGGCTACTTTGCTTTCTATAACTGTACTGGTTTGGAGAAAGCCATTATTAAGGCTGATATTACCGAATTAAAACGATATATGTTTAGCAGATGCACGGCATTAAAAGAGGTTACCCTCCCTTCTACTATAGAACATATTGGTACTTGGGCCTTTGGTAGCTGTGTTTCAATGAAGAATATTACATTGCCAGAAAGCTTGAAAGACATCGAAGCTGAAGCTTTTAATGGTTGTGAAAGGCTGTCTGAAATCACACTCCCTGCAGGTTTGGAGAAAATAGGAATGTACGTTTTCGATGGTTGCAAGCAGCTAAAGAGCATAACTTGTTTACGCGAAACACCATTACAAGGTGCAGCTATGGGAGAAGGTGTCTTTGAAAACGTAAATAAGGAAGAGTGCGAACTGAAGGTTCCCAAAGGTCATAAGGAAGAATATGCCGCTGCCCAACAGTGGAGTGATTTCACCAATATTACCGAGCACGAACTCACAGGCATCAACCTGCCTACCGAACAAGACAAGAACGTAAAGACAACTATCTTTACGATTAATGGCCAATGTCTGCCAGCTAATGCACAACCCACACAGGGTATCTACATCATCAACGGCAAGAAAATATACGTCAAGTAA
- a CDS encoding MotA/TolQ/ExbB proton channel family protein: protein MATTQQKAAPQKKSEGFTGVRGAFWIIAVCGVVAFVLFFTWFAHDMHFQDPGTKEHPADVWGTIFKGGIVVPVIHTLLLTVLAMSIERWLALKTAFGKGALPKFVVNIKSALNANDMNKANQLCDQQKGSVANVVKASLNAYKSMESGANANLKKAQKVAKIQQAHEEATQLEMPTLTMNLPIIATLVTLGTLTGLLGTVTGMIKSFSALSAGGGADSAALSAGISEALINTAFGIATSWCAVVSYGYFSNKVDKLTYALDEVGYSIAQTYEVNHTEEA, encoded by the coding sequence ATGGCAACTACACAACAAAAAGCAGCCCCACAAAAGAAATCAGAGGGCTTCACAGGAGTTAGAGGCGCATTTTGGATCATCGCAGTTTGCGGTGTCGTAGCATTCGTATTGTTCTTTACATGGTTTGCTCATGATATGCACTTCCAAGATCCAGGTACAAAAGAACACCCAGCTGACGTATGGGGTACTATCTTTAAAGGTGGTATCGTGGTTCCTGTTATCCACACTTTGTTGCTCACTGTGCTCGCTATGTCAATCGAGCGTTGGTTGGCTTTGAAGACCGCTTTTGGTAAGGGTGCTCTTCCTAAGTTCGTTGTAAACATTAAGTCTGCATTGAATGCAAACGATATGAACAAGGCTAATCAACTTTGCGACCAGCAGAAAGGTTCTGTTGCAAACGTTGTAAAGGCTTCTTTGAACGCTTACAAGTCTATGGAAAGCGGTGCTAACGCTAACTTAAAGAAAGCACAGAAGGTTGCTAAGATCCAGCAGGCTCACGAGGAAGCAACTCAGCTTGAGATGCCAACTCTTACAATGAACCTTCCTATCATTGCAACACTTGTTACACTTGGTACACTTACAGGTCTTCTCGGTACCGTAACTGGTATGATCAAGTCGTTCTCTGCTTTGTCTGCAGGTGGTGGTGCTGACTCTGCTGCACTTTCTGCTGGTATTTCTGAGGCGTTGATTAATACTGCATTCGGTATTGCTACTTCTTGGTGTGCAGTAGTTTCTTACGGCTACTTCTCAAACAAGGTAGACAAGTTGACTTACGCACTCGACGAGGTTGGTTACTCAATTGCTCAGACATACGAAGTAAACCACACAGAAGAAGCTTAA
- a CDS encoding energy transducer TonB → MAKIDLYDPKWVDMVFAEKNKAYGAYQLRKSVSQRNIKSLAILLVAAFLGGGYLAYQIKKHNDDIAAQEAYAAKMELAALEQAKKDQEERKKQQKKEEPKKIEPEKVVPETRATVKFTAPVIKDDKDVKEEMPPMVKMNKETKAVGTETKEGVEDRNIVADRSTVATPEQIIPKIEKPVAEAPKVEAPKEDIEKKIFTFAEQMPAFKGNVNAWLSSHLQYPAVAIENNIQGKVIVKFVVGRDGSVSQAQIARGVDPALDREALRVVNSMPKWIPGMNNGQPANVWFQLPVTFKLN, encoded by the coding sequence ATGGCAAAAATAGATCTATACGATCCTAAATGGGTCGATATGGTATTCGCTGAAAAGAACAAGGCATACGGAGCATACCAACTTCGTAAGTCAGTTTCACAGCGAAATATCAAATCATTAGCTATTCTGCTTGTTGCTGCATTCCTCGGTGGAGGCTATCTGGCTTACCAGATTAAGAAACACAATGATGATATTGCAGCGCAAGAAGCATACGCAGCAAAGATGGAATTAGCAGCTCTTGAGCAAGCTAAGAAAGACCAAGAAGAGCGTAAGAAACAACAGAAGAAAGAAGAGCCCAAGAAAATTGAGCCTGAAAAGGTTGTTCCTGAAACTCGTGCTACTGTAAAGTTTACAGCACCTGTCATTAAAGATGACAAAGATGTTAAGGAAGAAATGCCACCAATGGTCAAGATGAATAAGGAGACCAAGGCTGTCGGTACCGAAACAAAAGAAGGTGTTGAAGACCGTAATATCGTAGCTGATAGAAGTACAGTGGCAACGCCAGAGCAAATCATCCCTAAGATTGAGAAGCCTGTAGCTGAGGCTCCAAAGGTAGAAGCTCCAAAGGAAGATATTGAAAAGAAGATCTTTACTTTCGCAGAGCAAATGCCAGCTTTCAAAGGTAATGTAAATGCATGGCTCTCTTCTCACTTGCAGTATCCTGCAGTAGCTATTGAGAATAACATTCAGGGAAAAGTAATCGTGAAGTTCGTTGTCGGTCGCGACGGTTCTGTTAGCCAAGCGCAAATTGCACGTGGTGTAGACCCAGCACTCGACCGTGAAGCACTTCGCGTAGTGAACAGTATGCCAAAGTGGATTCCAGGTATGAACAACGGACAGCCTGCAAACGTTTGGTTCCAACTTCCTGTTACATTTAAACTGAACTAA
- a CDS encoding ExbD/TolR family protein produces MGKVKIKKEDVWIDMTPMSDVMTLLLTFFMLTSTFVKNEPVKVNTPGSVSDMKVPENGVLTVLISPEKNAAGQPTGEGQVFMNYDNTNELGQIVDMVTQLTPEQKKTFLAESTFGAPLDKLPTYLSKSAKLRSEELPKMGIPLDSIEGQEMTEFQQWINAARQVNPKVRIALKSDANTPYGTVKKVMSELQDMDESHYYMITQLDAKKAAQAASKEN; encoded by the coding sequence ATGGGTAAAGTAAAAATTAAGAAAGAAGACGTTTGGATTGACATGACGCCGATGTCAGACGTTATGACCTTGTTGCTTACTTTCTTCATGCTCACCTCTACCTTCGTAAAGAATGAGCCAGTGAAAGTTAACACTCCAGGTTCTGTGTCTGATATGAAAGTGCCAGAGAATGGTGTTCTCACAGTGCTTATCAGCCCTGAAAAGAATGCTGCAGGTCAACCAACTGGCGAAGGCCAGGTATTTATGAACTACGACAACACTAATGAGTTAGGTCAAATTGTAGATATGGTTACACAACTTACACCAGAGCAGAAGAAAACTTTCTTGGCTGAGTCTACATTTGGCGCACCATTGGACAAGCTCCCAACTTACTTGAGTAAGTCTGCAAAGCTTCGTAGTGAAGAACTCCCAAAGATGGGTATCCCTCTCGATAGTATCGAAGGACAGGAGATGACAGAATTTCAACAGTGGATTAATGCGGCACGCCAAGTAAATCCTAAAGTTAGAATTGCTTTGAAATCTGACGCAAACACTCCTTATGGTACAGTTAAGAAGGTGATGAGCGAACTCCAGGATATGGACGAAAGTCATTACTACATGATTACACAGTTGGACGCTAAAAAGGCTGCACAAGCAGCTTCTAAGGAGAACTAA
- a CDS encoding PstS family phosphate ABC transporter substrate-binding protein, with translation MKRNRFYIIVGLILSVVSLSSCGERKAKDGRTDTPTSGTIKFASDESFSQFIEEELQVYQYRYPQTHLLPVYTDDNTGMKMLLDLKVNLLFTSHVLQKGEDAILRGKGPIPSVFPVGYDGIAFIINKSNLDSCITVTDVKRLLKGEVTTWKQLYPHSDKGNIEVVFDNKASATLHFVVDSILEGKNIKGQNIVAAKNSKSVIEYVKKTPNAIGVIGSNWLNDRSDSTNTTFRNDIRVMAISKTSKAEDYNSWQPYQAYFLDGRYPFVRTIYAIVADPHKALPWAFANFIAGPIGQKIMLKTGLLPYRGEITIREVRIKK, from the coding sequence ATGAAACGAAACAGATTCTACATAATCGTAGGATTGATACTATCCGTAGTCTCTCTCTCCTCTTGCGGGGAGAGAAAGGCTAAGGACGGTAGAACAGATACACCGACGTCAGGGACGATTAAATTCGCCTCTGACGAAAGTTTTAGTCAATTTATCGAAGAGGAATTGCAGGTATATCAGTATCGCTACCCTCAAACGCATCTCCTCCCAGTTTATACTGACGATAACACTGGAATGAAGATGCTGCTCGACCTAAAGGTTAATCTTTTGTTTACATCTCACGTTCTACAAAAAGGCGAAGATGCAATATTAAGAGGTAAAGGACCTATTCCATCTGTATTCCCTGTTGGATACGATGGCATAGCATTTATCATTAATAAGAGTAACTTAGACTCATGTATCACAGTTACCGACGTAAAACGCCTTCTTAAGGGCGAAGTTACGACTTGGAAGCAGCTTTACCCTCATTCAGACAAGGGAAATATAGAAGTTGTATTCGACAATAAAGCATCAGCAACACTCCATTTTGTTGTTGATTCAATATTAGAAGGAAAGAACATAAAGGGTCAGAACATTGTTGCAGCTAAGAACAGTAAGTCTGTAATAGAATATGTAAAGAAGACTCCAAACGCAATAGGTGTGATTGGTTCTAATTGGTTGAACGACCGAAGCGACTCTACCAACACCACATTTAGAAACGATATTCGTGTAATGGCAATATCTAAAACAAGCAAGGCAGAAGATTATAACAGTTGGCAACCTTATCAAGCTTACTTCCTTGATGGGCGCTATCCATTTGTTAGAACTATCTATGCCATTGTTGCCGACCCACATAAAGCATTGCCATGGGCATTTGCAAACTTTATTGCTGGTCCAATAGGGCAAAAAATAATGTTGAAAACAGGTTTACTTCCTTATCGTGGAGAAATCACTATTCGTGAAGTAAGAATTAAGAAATGA
- a CDS encoding ExbD/TolR family protein, which yields MANKKESKQKKMTVRVDFTPMVDMLMLLITFFMLCTSLSKPSTMELTMPSNDKTQDETKKNEAKESHSITIFIGEDDKMFYGEGKPQLDNPNWLKKADWSTGKTGIRYVLQHKEVDNGASVPYNDMRIAVQELQKKKAANEKAYPDSIYQAELTNIKLGNVNGKKVPTLTVIIKPTDKASYSHLVDILDEMQISYIATYVIDKLTPEEKALLLTKGIKA from the coding sequence ATGGCAAATAAAAAAGAAAGCAAGCAGAAAAAAATGACTGTTCGCGTAGACTTTACGCCAATGGTAGACATGCTTATGTTGCTTATTACATTCTTCATGCTTTGTACTTCACTTAGCAAGCCTTCAACTATGGAGTTGACCATGCCAAGTAATGACAAGACACAAGATGAAACAAAGAAGAATGAAGCAAAGGAGTCTCACTCTATAACCATCTTTATTGGTGAAGATGACAAGATGTTCTATGGTGAGGGCAAACCACAGCTTGACAATCCTAATTGGTTGAAGAAAGCCGATTGGAGTACTGGCAAGACTGGTATTCGTTACGTTCTTCAGCACAAGGAAGTAGACAATGGCGCAAGCGTTCCCTACAACGATATGCGCATTGCCGTACAAGAATTGCAAAAGAAGAAAGCTGCTAACGAAAAAGCTTACCCTGACAGCATTTATCAAGCTGAACTTACAAACATCAAGTTAGGTAATGTAAATGGCAAGAAGGTTCCAACCTTGACCGTCATTATCAAACCAACTGATAAGGCTTCTTACAGTCATCTTGTAGATATTCTCGATGAAATGCAGATTTCATATATTGCAACTTATGTCATTGATAAGCTTACCCCAGAAGAAAAGGCTTTGCTTTTGACAAAGGGTATTAAGGCTTAA